In Amycolatopsis methanolica 239, a single genomic region encodes these proteins:
- a CDS encoding PaaI family thioesterase, whose protein sequence is MHYAECFGCGEVDNGLHMHSTVGDAGVVYSQFPVTSAHQGAPGLAHGGLLACAFDEALGSTVGNLLRRPAVTGKLETDFLRPVPVGTTLFIAARVDGVAGRKIYASADGHLDSADGPVAVRARGLFVQVGLEHFTTHGDPEALQKFAPARTKGREEWDINP, encoded by the coding sequence ATGCACTACGCCGAGTGCTTCGGATGCGGTGAGGTCGACAACGGTCTGCACATGCACTCCACCGTCGGTGACGCGGGAGTCGTGTACTCGCAGTTCCCGGTCACGAGCGCGCACCAGGGCGCGCCGGGGCTCGCCCACGGCGGGCTGCTGGCGTGCGCGTTCGACGAAGCGCTCGGCTCGACGGTCGGCAACCTGCTCCGCCGCCCCGCGGTGACCGGCAAGCTGGAGACCGACTTCCTGCGGCCGGTCCCGGTCGGCACGACGCTGTTCATCGCGGCGCGCGTGGACGGCGTGGCGGGCCGCAAGATCTATGCCAGCGCCGACGGGCACCTCGACTCCGCCGACGGTCCGGTGGCCGTGCGCGCGCGGGGACTGTTCGTCCAGGTGGGACTCGAACACTTCACGACGCACGGCGATCCCGAAGCGCTGCAGAAGTTCGCCCCGGCACGGACCAAGGGCCGTGAGGAGTGGGACATCAACCCCTGA